A section of the Deltaproteobacteria bacterium genome encodes:
- a CDS encoding L-2-amino-thiazoline-4-carboxylic acid hydrolase, whose amino-acid sequence MDIVVNPEISLLDQVKMQAQVLVPVLRELRAALGVERANALVTKALREWSRDTFLRIGAAKPGTPRERWQTLTEEMMPRIGSDIDMQVRELEPDTMTIDITGCRYADFFRALDEPELGAVLLCESDDHIAEVGGDEVQFTRTQTIMKGAKYCDFRYRMKRSEG is encoded by the coding sequence ATGGACATCGTCGTCAATCCCGAGATCTCGCTCCTCGATCAGGTGAAAATGCAGGCGCAGGTACTCGTTCCGGTGCTGCGGGAGCTCCGCGCCGCGCTCGGCGTGGAGCGCGCCAACGCGCTCGTGACGAAGGCGCTCCGGGAGTGGTCGCGCGACACCTTCCTCAGGATCGGCGCCGCCAAGCCCGGAACCCCGCGCGAGCGCTGGCAGACGCTCACGGAGGAGATGATGCCGCGGATCGGGTCGGACATCGACATGCAGGTGCGGGAGCTCGAGCCGGACACGATGACGATCGACATCACTGGCTGCCGGTATGCCGACTTCTTCCGCGCGCTCGACGAGCCCGAGCTCGGCGCCGTGCTGCTCTGTGAGAGCGACGACCACATCGCCGAGGTCGGAGGCGACGAGGTCCAATTCACCCGCACGCAGACGATCATGAAGGGCGCCAAGTACTGCGACTTCCGCTACCGCATGAAGCGGTCCGAAGGATGA
- a CDS encoding carboxymuconolactone decarboxylase family protein, whose protein sequence is MQRMAELQPHMFQKFVEFEEAVYESTTLPAKTKELIAVAVTHVTQCDGCMEYHTMRAKRAGASDEEIVAAMFVAAELRAGAALGHHLPSHRAMSKTGS, encoded by the coding sequence ATGCAGCGCATGGCCGAGCTGCAGCCGCACATGTTCCAGAAGTTCGTCGAGTTCGAGGAGGCCGTCTACGAGTCGACGACGCTGCCCGCGAAGACGAAGGAGCTGATCGCCGTGGCCGTCACGCACGTGACGCAATGCGACGGTTGTATGGAGTACCACACCATGAGGGCGAAGCGGGCCGGGGCGAGCGACGAAGAGATCGTCGCCGCGATGTTCGTGGCCGCGGAGCTGCGCGCGGGCGCCGCGCTCGGCCATCACCTGCCGTCGCACCGCGCGATGTCCAAGACGGGGAGCTGA